A portion of the Chelonia mydas isolate rCheMyd1 chromosome 23, rCheMyd1.pri.v2, whole genome shotgun sequence genome contains these proteins:
- the LOC102936706 gene encoding voltage-dependent L-type calcium channel subunit alpha-1F, translated as MLELEENGRAVVPPDSPGWGVEAGGLGTEAGSPPPTPRRRLPPTKHKTQGSPTVPRSPRALFCLRLNHPLRRAAISIVEWKHLPFDILILMTIFANCVALGVYIPFPEDDSNTANHDLEQVEYVFLIIFTVETFLKIIAYGLVLHPSAYIRNGWNLLDFVIVVVGLFSVILEQASHKPGDAHHMSGKPGGFDVKALRAFRVLRPLRLVSGVPSLHIVLNSIMKAMVPLLHIALLVLFVIIIYAIIGLELFIGRMHKTCFIVGSDLEAEEDPSPCAFSGHGRECPLNNTECRGRWEGPNGGITNFDNFFFAMLTVFQCITMEGWTDVLYWMQDAMGHELPWVYFVSLVIFGSFFVLNLVLGVLSGEFSKEREKAKARGDFQKLREKQQMEEDLRGYLDWITQAEDIDPDDEEGDPEDKHSRETPALRRPSLPTCRPPPTR; from the exons atGTTGGAGTTGGAGGAGAACGGGAGGG cgGTCGTCCCCCCCGACAGCCCGGGATGGGGGGTGGAGGCCGGGGGACTGGGGACCGaggctggcagccccccacccaccccccgccgGCGCTTGCCCCCCACCAAGCACAAGACTCAGGGCAGCCCCACGGTGCCGCGCTCCCCCCGGGCCCTCTTCTGCCTCCGGCTCAACCACCCCCTGCGCCGGGCCGCCATCAGCATCGTCGAGTGGAAGCATCT gcccttCGACATCCTCATCCTCATGACCATCTTCGCCAACTGCGTGGCCCTGGGGGTCTACATCCCCTTCCCCGAGGACGACTCCAACACCGCCAACCACGACCTG gaGCAGGTGGAGTACGTCTTCCTCATCATCTTCACGGTGGAGACGTTCCTGAAGATCATCGCGTACGGGCTGGTTCTGCACCCCAGTGCCTATATCCGCAACGGCTGGAACCTGCTGGACTTCGTCATCGTGGTGGTGGG GTTGTTCAGCGTGATCTTGGAGCAAGCGTCCCACAAGCCCGGGGACGCCCACCACATGAGCGGCAAACCGGGGGGCTTCGACGTCAAAGCCCTGAGGGCCTTCCGCGTGCTCCGCCCCCTGCGCCTCGTCTCCGGCGTCCCCA GTCTGCACATTGTGCTCAACTCCATCATGAAGGCCATGGTGCCGCTGCTGCACATCGCGCTGCTCGTCCTCTTCGTCATCATCATCTACGCCATCATCGGCCTGGAGCTCTTCATCGGCCGCATGCACAAGACCTGCTTCATCGTCGGCTCAG ACCTGGAGGCCGAGGAGGACCCCTCGCCCTGCGCCTTTTCGGGGCACGGCCGGGAGTGTCCCCTCAACAACACCGAGTGCCGGGGCCGCTGGGAGGGGCCCAACGGCGGGATCACCAACTTCGACAACTTCTTCTTCGCCATGCTCACCGTCTTCCAGTGCATcaccatggagggctggaccgACGTGCTCTATTGG ATGCAGGACGCTATGGGGCACGAGCTGCCCTGGGTTTACTTTGTCAGCCTGGTCATCTTCGGCTCCTTCTTCGTCCTCAACCTCGTGCTGGGGGTGCTGAGCGG GGAGTTCTCCAAGGAGCGGGAGAAGGCCAAAGCGCGGGGCGACTTCCAGAAGCTGCGGGAGAAGCAGCAGATGGAGGAGGATCTCAGGGGCTACCTGGACTGGATCACACAGGCCGAGGACATCGACCCCGACGACGAGGAGGGGGACCCGGAGGACAAGCACTCCCGTGAGACCCCTGCCCtacggcgcccctcactcccgacctgccgCCCCCCACCGACCCGCTAG